A portion of the Acidiferrobacterales bacterium genome contains these proteins:
- the rplS gene encoding 50S ribosomal protein L19, protein MANVIESIEAEQLRSDIPEFSPGDSVRVMILVREGSRERQQAFEGVVIAKRNRGLNSSFTVRKISYGEGVERVFQTHSPLIHSIEVKRRGAVRRAKLYYLRERTGKSARIKEKIK, encoded by the coding sequence ATGGCGAACGTAATCGAATCAATTGAAGCAGAACAGTTGCGGAGTGACATTCCGGAATTTTCTCCTGGCGATTCCGTTCGGGTGATGATACTTGTCCGCGAAGGCAGTCGGGAACGTCAGCAGGCATTTGAAGGTGTTGTGATCGCGAAGAGAAATCGCGGGCTTAACTCTTCTTTTACCGTTCGTAAGATATCCTACGGAGAAGGAGTGGAACGGGTGTTCCAGACACACAGTCCCTTGATTCACAGTATCGAGGTAAAACGCCGCGGCGCAGTACGCAGGGCTAAGTTGTATTATTTGAGAGAACGTACTGGGAAGTCCGCAAGAATCAAGGAAAAGATCAAATAA